Proteins from one Nicotiana tabacum cultivar K326 chromosome 23, ASM71507v2, whole genome shotgun sequence genomic window:
- the LOC107790987 gene encoding protein LIGHT-DEPENDENT SHORT HYPOCOTYLS 1-like translates to MADFVRAKVNVTSRNIIPSKSSDLSNTTVIPLSAPPLSRYENQKRRDWNTFCQYLRNHYPPLSFSLCSSGHVLEFLRYLDQFGKTKVHNQNCPFFGVLNPPLPCTCPLRQAWGSLDSLIGRLRAAYEENGGNSEMNPFGTRAVKLFLRDVRCFQSKSRGISYEKKRKRSRNQKIVEVAEGHQSYGAGATICEQTNNTVAE, encoded by the exons ATGGCCGATTTTGTGAGAGCAAAAGTCAATGTAACTTCAAGAAACATTATTCCCAGCAAAAGTAGTGATCTCTCAAACACTACTGTTATCCCCTTGTCAGCTCCACCATTAAGCCGATACGAGAACCAGAAACGTCGAGATTGGAACACTTTCTGTCAATACTTAAGAAACCACTATCCGCCATTGTCGTTTTCTCTTTGCAGCAGTGGTCACGTCCTGGAATTTCTTAG GTACTTGGATCAGTTCGGAAAGACCAAAGTTCATAACCAAAATTGCCCATTTTTTGGGGTGCTGAATCCTCCATTGCCATGTACTTGTCCTTTAAGGCAAGCTTGGGGAAGTCTTGATTCTCTTATTGGGCGTCTTCGAGCTGCTTACGAAGAAAATGGAGGAAATTCAGAAATGAATCCGTTTGGGACTCGAGCAGTTAAGCTTTTCTTACGTGATGTTCGTTGTTTTCAGTCTAAGTCTAGAGGTATTAGCtatgagaagaaaaggaaaagatcaAGAAATCAGAAGATAGTAGAAGTGGCAGAAGGTCATCAATCATATGGTGCAGGAGCAACTATTTGTGAACAGACTAATAATACTGTTGCTGAGTAA
- the LOC107790986 gene encoding uncharacterized protein LOC107790986: MEIVESILNLPLQDPPGEDFSASDLSWTKVGNVERYDDVALILYDRVDAFIIGECCNVEFPTRFHIERGRKRSRGSLKEYKHDDYLEYRLYWCSFGPENYGEGGDILPSRRYRLNTRNRAARPQSMRGCTCHFIVKRLYTRPSLALIIYNNRRHVNKSGSLCHGPLDRDAIGPGAKKIPYVCNEIQQQTMSMIYLGIPEKNVLEKHIEGIQRYCGSDAKVNSLAAQYVHKLGMIIKRSTHELDLDDQASIRLWVERNKKSIFFYQDTSENDPFILGIQTDWQLQQMIRFGHRSLIAVDSTFGIKKLKYPLCTLLVFDSRQHALPVAWVVTRTIAKPDVSKWMKALHDRVRAVDPTWKVNGFLIDDAAAEIDPIREIFSCPVLFSLWRIRRSWLRNIIKKCSNVEVQREIFKRLGETVYSIWDGSDPFVALEELSQDFVDQMAFLQYFKATWEPKFEMWLTTTRTLPLASQEASGAIEAYHVKLKVRLYDDSHLGALQRVDWLVHKLTTELHSSYWLDRYADESDSFQNVKEEYIATTSWHRALQIPDDAVTLDNKDNSFAKVLSQKDSSKTHLVWNPGSEFAHCDCEWSMQGNMCKHIIKVNMICGNLQSCRPSMSFQSFNEVLVSLTRKPVDDSMALDLSTAWTHQMLDQIRKLVELNQSHDIGTIVNNMPLRWVAKKGRTSVGRPSAIALPSSANNSLICSTAKKNRKRKRLSRLR, from the exons ATGGAGATAGTTGAGTCCATTCTGAACCTTCCCCTGCAAGATCCACCTGGTGAAGACTTCTCAGCATCTGATTTGAGTTGGACCAAGGTCGGAAATGTAGAACGTTATGATGATGTTGCCCTTATTCTTTATGATCGAGTTGATGCATTTATCATTGGAGAGTGTTGTAACGTGGAATTCCCAACAAGGTTTCACATTGAGAGGGGAAGGAAAAGAAGCAGAGGCAGCTTAAAGGAGTATAAGCATGATGACTATTTGGAGTACAGGCT GTATTGGTGTTCCTTCGGCCCTGAAAATTATGGAGAAGGTGGCGATATTTTACCTAGCCGACGATATCGGCTTAACACTCGAAACCGAGCTGCTAGACCCCAGTCCATGAGGGGCTGCACTTGCCATTTCATAGTGAAGCGCTTGTATACCCGTCCATCTCTTGCACTTATTATATATAACAACAGGCGTCATGTTAACAAGTCCGGTTCTTTATGCCATGGGCCGCTTGATAGAGATGCTATTGGCCCTGGTGCAAAAAAGATTCCATACGTTTGCAATGAGATTCAACAACAAACTATGTCTATGATCTATCTTGGCATTCCTGAGAAGAATGTTTTAGAAAAACATATTGAGGGTATTCAACGTTATTGTGGTTCTGATGCGAAAGTGAATAGCCTTGCTGCTCAGTATGTCCACAAACTTGGCATGATTATCAAAAGATCTACTCATGAATTGGATCTAGATGATCAAGCTAGCATAAGATTGTGGGTCGAGCGGAATAAgaaatctattttcttttatcaGGATACATCGGAAAATGATCCATTCATCTTAGGTATCCAAACTGACTGGCAGTTACAACAAATGATTCGTTTTGGACATCGTAGTCTAATAGCAGTTGATTCAACATTTGGTATAAAGAAACTAAAG TATCCTTTGTGCACACTTCTTGTGTTTGATTCAAGACAGCATGCCCTTCCTGTTGCTTGGGTCGTCACCCGCACAATTGCCAAGCCTGACGTGAGTAAATGGATGAAAGCTCTTCATGATCGTGTCCGTGCTGTCGATCCAACATGGAAGGTCAATGGTTTCCTAATCGACGATGCTGCAGCAGAAATTGACCCCATAAG GGAGATATTTTCATGTCCGGTTCTATTTTCACTTTGGCGTATTCGTAGATCGTGGTTGAGAAATATCATCAAGAAATGTAGTAATGTTGAAGTTCAAAGAGAGATATTTAAGCGTCTAGGTGAAACAGTGTACAGCATTTGGGATGGAAGTGATCCTTTTGTTGCTTTAGAAGAACTTTCTCAAGATTTTGTTGATCAAATGGCCTTCTTGCAATATTTCAAAGCCACTTGGGAGCCTAAATTTG AAATGTGGCTTACTACAACGAGAACGTTACCTCTTGCGAGTCAGGAAGCATCTGGTGCAATAGAAGCATATCATGTCAAGTTGAAAGTCAGACTATATGATGATTCACATCTTGGGGCACTCCAGAGAGTTGATTGGTTGGTTCACAAATTGACAACTGAGTTACACTCCAGCTACTGGCTTGATCGATATGCAGATGAAAGTGATTCTTTCCAAAATGTGAAGGAGGAGTATATTGCCACCACATCCTGGCATCGAGCTCTGCAAATTCCTGATGATGCTGTGACCTTGGATAACAAGGATAACTCATTCGCAAAAGTTTTGAGCCAGAAAGACAGCAGTAAAACACACCTAGTTTGGAATCCTGGGTCAGAATTTGCCCATTGTGATTGTGAATGGTCAATGCAAGGAAATATGTGCAAGCATATTATTAAAGTCAATATGATATGTGGGAATCTTCAATCATGTCGACCTTCTATGTCATTTCAATCATTTAATGAGGTTCTAGTGAGTCTAACGAGAAAGCCGGTGGATGATTCAATGGCACTGGATCTGTCAACAGCATGGACACACCAGATGCTTGATCAAATTCGGAAGCTAGTTGAGCTAAACCAGTCTCATGATATTGGCACCATAGTAAATAATATGCCTTTGAGATGGGTCGCTAAAAAGGGCAGAACATCTGTTGGCAGACCATCAGCTATTGCTCTCCCCTCCAGTGCCAACAACAGTTTAATTTGTTCAACTGCTAAAAAGAATCGAAAGAGGAAGAGATTATCAAGATTACGATGA